One Nocardioidaceae bacterium SCSIO 66511 genomic window carries:
- a CDS encoding ABC transporter permease — MYDVMRAELFKLRKRPAVWTLLAAAIVLNQIFGYVVPYMSYSSGEENGFIGDIPSSAVLAGMMPDQINSNTLGAFPVFAGALALVLGALVAGGEYGFGTVKTLLTQRPGRFTTIAGQLGAVIVAVAAGVAVLYVLGFASAIGVGMVEGVDLPWPSVQSVIAGYAAGVLIMTMWAVLGMVLGTTMRSIALPIGLGVVWVLGVELLISSMASTLSVLESAREMLPGVNAGSVVSQWLDAGMGEAPPGVESVVSVDRGLLTIALYVAVGAAVSVVVAKRRDVA; from the coding sequence ATGTATGACGTCATGCGTGCGGAGCTGTTCAAGCTGCGCAAACGACCGGCCGTGTGGACCCTGCTCGCCGCCGCCATCGTCTTGAACCAGATCTTCGGGTACGTCGTGCCGTACATGTCGTACTCATCCGGGGAGGAGAACGGCTTCATCGGCGACATACCCAGCTCGGCCGTGCTCGCCGGGATGATGCCCGACCAGATCAACTCCAACACGTTGGGCGCGTTCCCTGTGTTCGCCGGCGCGTTGGCCCTCGTGCTCGGCGCATTGGTTGCGGGCGGCGAGTACGGGTTCGGAACCGTCAAAACCCTGCTCACACAGCGACCTGGTCGGTTCACGACCATCGCCGGGCAGCTCGGGGCAGTCATCGTCGCGGTCGCGGCCGGCGTCGCGGTGCTGTACGTACTCGGGTTCGCCAGCGCGATCGGAGTCGGCATGGTCGAAGGCGTGGACCTGCCGTGGCCGAGTGTGCAGTCGGTGATCGCCGGTTACGCGGCCGGCGTACTCATCATGACGATGTGGGCGGTGCTCGGCATGGTGCTCGGTACCACGATGCGCAGCATTGCCCTGCCCATCGGGCTCGGAGTCGTGTGGGTGCTCGGCGTGGAGCTGCTCATCTCGTCGATGGCGTCAACGTTGTCCGTCCTCGAGTCGGCACGAGAGATGCTGCCTGGAGTGAACGCCGGCTCGGTCGTGTCACAGTGGCTCGACGCGGGCATGGGCGAGGCCCCGCCTGGAGTCGAGTCGGTGGTCTCCGTCGATCGCGGCCTGCTGACCATCGCGCTGTACGTTGCCGTCGGTGCCGCGGTTTCGGTGGTCGTCGCCAAGCGGCGCGATGTGGCGTGA
- the dapD gene encoding 2,3,4,5-tetrahydropyridine-2,6-dicarboxylate N-succinyltransferase, giving the protein MTQTSTAAECAWAFGIATVTADGSVLDVWYPTPLLGAPEEVSEPAGLTAAEGDDDVRQVRRVVVRTVIDDLTAPPQDAYDAYLRLHLLSHRLVRPHGQNLDGIFGVLTNVVWTSIGPCAVDGFEETRMRARAAGQHVSVSSIDKFPRMTDYVIPSGVRIGDADRVRLGAHLADGTTVMHEGFVNYNAGTLGHSMIEGRVSAGVVVDDGSDVGGGASIMGTLSGGGKQVISIGKNCLLGANSGLGISLGDDCVVAAGCYVTAGTKVTLPDGNVVKAAELSGSDGLQFWTNSQTGAIEARPRSGQRIELNAALHAN; this is encoded by the coding sequence ATGACCCAAACCTCCACAGCAGCCGAGTGTGCCTGGGCCTTCGGCATCGCGACCGTGACGGCCGACGGATCCGTGCTCGACGTGTGGTACCCGACGCCGCTTCTCGGCGCTCCCGAAGAGGTCAGTGAGCCGGCCGGTCTCACCGCTGCCGAAGGCGACGACGACGTTCGCCAGGTACGCCGGGTGGTCGTACGCACCGTCATCGACGACCTGACGGCGCCGCCGCAGGACGCGTACGACGCGTACCTGCGCCTGCATCTGCTGTCGCACCGGCTCGTACGCCCGCACGGCCAGAACCTCGACGGCATCTTCGGCGTACTCACGAACGTCGTGTGGACCTCGATCGGCCCGTGCGCGGTAGACGGGTTCGAGGAGACCCGCATGCGCGCGCGTGCGGCCGGCCAGCACGTCTCGGTGTCCAGCATCGACAAGTTCCCCCGCATGACCGACTATGTGATCCCGTCGGGCGTACGTATCGGTGACGCCGACCGCGTTCGACTCGGCGCGCATCTCGCCGACGGCACGACCGTCATGCATGAGGGGTTCGTCAACTACAACGCCGGTACGCTCGGCCACTCGATGATCGAGGGGCGGGTCTCCGCCGGTGTCGTCGTCGACGACGGGTCCGACGTCGGCGGCGGAGCATCGATCATGGGCACGCTCTCCGGTGGCGGCAAGCAGGTCATCAGCATCGGCAAGAACTGCCTACTCGGGGCGAACTCCGGTCTCGGCATCTCACTCGGCGACGACTGCGTCGTTGCCGCCGGTTGCTACGTGACGGCCGGTACGAAGGTCACCCTTCCCGACGGCAACGTCGTCAAGGCCGCCGAGCTGTCGGGCTCCGACGGCCTGCAGTTCTGGACCAACAGCCAGACCGGTGCGATCGAAGCACGTCCGCGTTCAGGTCAGCGCATCGAGCTCAACGCAGCACTGCACGCGAACTGA
- a CDS encoding CoA transferase encodes MIQPLSGVTVVSLEQAIAAPYASRQLADLGARVIKIERPGVGDFARAYDSRVDGMSSHFVWTNRNKESLTLDIKAPDGLSIVEQLIAEADVFIQNLAPGATTRAGLGAEALQATNPGLIVCDISGYGSPGPYETMKAYDLMVQSEAGLLSVTGTPDDVSKVGISVSDIAAGMYAYSSILAALIERGRTGKGAHLDVSMLEATVEWMGFPMYYAYDGAEPPARAGAAHATIYPYGPFTTGDGLVVMMAIQNEREWLAFCTDFLGDRQIATHPSYVSNAERNHNRETLGAIIANRFAELTADEATSILASIPVAYARVNEMRDVWSHRQLAARGRWHQLTTPNGSVPALTPPGFDADDPRMDAVPALGEHTRSILAELGRSDDEIDRLITAGVV; translated from the coding sequence TTGATCCAACCGCTCTCGGGAGTGACGGTGGTGTCACTCGAACAAGCCATCGCAGCGCCGTACGCGAGTCGGCAGCTCGCCGACCTCGGCGCCCGGGTGATCAAGATCGAGCGACCCGGAGTCGGCGACTTCGCCCGGGCGTACGACTCGCGCGTCGACGGTATGAGCTCACATTTCGTCTGGACGAACCGCAACAAGGAGTCGCTCACCCTCGACATCAAGGCCCCGGACGGCCTGTCGATCGTCGAGCAGCTGATCGCCGAGGCAGATGTGTTCATCCAGAACCTCGCACCCGGCGCAACTACGAGGGCAGGGCTCGGAGCGGAGGCCCTCCAGGCGACGAACCCAGGACTGATCGTCTGCGATATCTCCGGCTACGGGAGCCCCGGTCCGTACGAGACGATGAAGGCGTACGACCTGATGGTGCAGAGCGAGGCCGGGCTGCTTTCGGTGACCGGCACCCCCGATGACGTGTCGAAGGTCGGCATCTCCGTCTCCGATATCGCCGCCGGCATGTACGCGTACAGCTCGATCCTCGCAGCGCTGATCGAACGCGGCCGCACGGGCAAGGGCGCACATCTCGATGTGTCCATGCTGGAAGCCACCGTCGAGTGGATGGGTTTTCCGATGTACTACGCGTACGACGGTGCCGAGCCGCCCGCACGCGCGGGAGCCGCACACGCGACCATCTACCCGTACGGGCCGTTCACGACCGGCGATGGCCTGGTCGTCATGATGGCGATCCAGAACGAACGTGAATGGCTGGCCTTCTGCACCGACTTCCTCGGCGACCGGCAGATCGCCACCCACCCGTCGTACGTCTCGAACGCGGAACGCAACCACAACCGCGAGACGCTCGGCGCGATCATCGCGAATCGGTTCGCCGAGCTCACGGCCGACGAGGCGACGAGCATCCTCGCCTCGATCCCCGTCGCGTACGCACGGGTCAACGAGATGCGCGATGTGTGGTCGCATCGCCAGCTGGCGGCGCGGGGACGGTGGCATCAGCTGACAACTCCCAACGGTTCGGTGCCCGCGCTCACGCCACCTGGGTTCGACGCCGACGACCCACGGATGGACGCAGTGCCTGCGCTCGGTGAACACACCCGTTCCATCCTTGCCGAGCTCGGTCGGTCCGACGATGAGATCGACCGACTGATCACGGCCGGGGTGGTCTGA
- a CDS encoding LysR substrate-binding domain-containing protein, protein MDIGQLRDFIAVLDSGSLTKAAASLHVSQPAISQRMAQLESELGVRLLERGPRGIEATPAGRELYRDAQQVVRQFDRLGTGVRAPGGIRGPVAVGLPSTVAVHLAPALYSWTKRHHPGVHLQLFESMSGYIQELLQRGRMDLAVLYSDDASARPTQTPLYAEELYLFGDPGSRLAAASEIAVRDLQEVSIVAPGDRSNLRALIDRAFSAHGMTPRIVADVESLGAMIRIAESGDACAVLPLSSLGHRFAGTAEVRRIVEPVLERYVAVCAAAEFYEPRAAVDAVRRGIVEVTRSLAEKGDWQGIRLI, encoded by the coding sequence GTGGACATCGGTCAGTTGCGCGACTTCATCGCCGTGCTCGACTCCGGCAGCCTCACCAAGGCCGCCGCTTCCCTGCACGTCTCCCAGCCGGCAATCAGTCAGCGCATGGCTCAGTTGGAAAGTGAGCTGGGCGTACGCCTGCTCGAGCGCGGCCCGCGCGGCATCGAGGCGACCCCGGCCGGGCGCGAGCTCTACCGCGACGCGCAGCAGGTCGTACGCCAGTTCGACCGGCTCGGCACGGGAGTACGAGCCCCGGGCGGCATCCGCGGCCCGGTCGCGGTCGGGCTCCCGTCGACTGTCGCCGTCCACCTGGCGCCTGCCCTCTACTCCTGGACCAAGCGACACCATCCGGGAGTACATCTGCAGTTGTTCGAGTCGATGAGCGGGTACATCCAAGAGCTTCTGCAGCGGGGGCGGATGGACCTCGCGGTCCTCTACAGTGACGACGCCTCCGCGCGGCCGACGCAGACCCCTCTGTACGCCGAGGAGCTCTACCTGTTCGGCGATCCGGGGTCGCGCCTTGCCGCTGCTTCGGAGATTGCGGTGCGCGATCTCCAAGAGGTCTCGATCGTCGCTCCGGGAGACCGCAGCAACCTACGTGCACTGATCGACCGCGCCTTCTCGGCCCATGGGATGACGCCGCGCATCGTTGCCGACGTCGAGTCGCTCGGCGCCATGATCCGGATCGCCGAAAGCGGTGACGCGTGTGCCGTACTCCCGTTGTCGAGCCTCGGGCACAGGTTCGCCGGGACGGCAGAGGTCCGCCGCATCGTCGAACCCGTCCTCGAACGCTATGTCGCTGTCTGCGCCGCCGCCGAGTTCTACGAGCCGCGCGCGGCCGTCGATGCGGTCCGGCGCGGCATCGTCGAAGTGACCAGATCCCTTGCAGAGAAGGGAGACTGGCAAGGGATCAGACTGATCTGA
- the dapC gene encoding succinyldiaminopimelate transaminase, which yields MDTKLLRDAVSRRLPGFPWDTLVDAKARAARHPDGIVDLSIGTPVDPTPELVQRALADAADSPGYPKTIGTPELRASVGGWLARRFGIEGVGADCVLPAVGSKELIAGLAVHLGVGPGDTVVIPELAYPTYEVGARFAGADVVVSDSTSALGPQAPAIVWLNSPSNPTGRILPVAHLRKVVEWARERGTLVVSDECYLECAWEGERPVSVLDSEVCGGSFEGVLAVHSLSKRSNVAGYRGGFAIGDPKVVAELLAVRQNLGLLMPGPQQSALVAAFDDDAHVDEQRARYADRRKQLLGAFESAGFRIDYSQGALYLWATRDEPCLDTAAWLADRGILVAPGNFYGRAGERHVRIAFTATDERVATACDRLRSV from the coding sequence ATGGACACCAAGTTGCTGCGCGACGCCGTATCGCGTCGCCTGCCGGGCTTTCCCTGGGACACCCTCGTCGATGCGAAAGCGCGTGCCGCTCGGCATCCGGACGGTATCGTCGACCTGTCGATCGGCACACCGGTCGACCCCACTCCGGAGCTGGTCCAGCGCGCTCTCGCCGACGCCGCCGATTCGCCGGGTTATCCCAAGACGATCGGCACCCCCGAACTCCGCGCCTCGGTCGGCGGTTGGCTTGCGCGCCGATTCGGCATCGAGGGCGTCGGAGCTGACTGCGTTCTTCCCGCGGTCGGCTCGAAGGAGCTGATCGCAGGGCTGGCCGTGCACCTTGGCGTCGGCCCCGGCGACACGGTTGTCATCCCGGAGCTTGCCTACCCGACGTACGAGGTCGGAGCGCGGTTCGCCGGCGCCGACGTCGTCGTGAGTGATTCGACGTCCGCGCTCGGACCGCAGGCTCCGGCGATCGTATGGCTCAACTCGCCGTCGAACCCGACCGGCCGCATCCTGCCGGTCGCCCACCTGCGCAAGGTGGTCGAGTGGGCCCGCGAGCGGGGCACTCTCGTCGTGAGTGACGAGTGTTATCTCGAATGCGCCTGGGAGGGTGAACGCCCTGTTTCGGTGCTCGACTCGGAGGTCTGCGGCGGGTCCTTCGAAGGCGTACTCGCCGTGCACTCGTTGTCCAAGCGGTCGAACGTCGCCGGCTATCGCGGCGGGTTCGCGATCGGCGACCCGAAGGTCGTGGCCGAGCTACTTGCCGTACGACAGAACCTCGGCCTGTTGATGCCCGGCCCGCAGCAGTCTGCCCTCGTCGCGGCGTTCGACGACGACGCGCATGTCGACGAGCAGCGTGCGCGCTACGCCGACCGGCGCAAGCAGTTGCTCGGCGCCTTCGAGTCTGCGGGGTTCCGCATCGACTACTCGCAGGGTGCGCTCTACCTGTGGGCGACCCGCGACGAGCCCTGTCTTGACACGGCGGCGTGGCTGGCTGACCGAGGCATCCTGGTCGCACCCGGCAACTTCTACGGCCGGGCTGGTGAGCGCCACGTACGTATCGCCTTCACGGCGACCGATGAGCGGGTGGCAACCGCCTGCGATCGACTCAGATCAGTCTGA
- a CDS encoding ferredoxin family protein produces MTYVIAQPCVDVKDRGCVDECPVDCIYEGKRMLYIHPDECVDCGACEPVCPVEAIFYEDDTPEEWKDYYAANVDFFDDLGSPGGAAKMGEIDKDHPMIAALPPQNQD; encoded by the coding sequence GTGACGTACGTCATCGCGCAGCCGTGTGTGGACGTTAAGGACCGCGGATGCGTTGACGAGTGCCCTGTCGACTGCATCTACGAGGGCAAGCGGATGCTCTACATCCATCCCGACGAATGCGTCGACTGCGGCGCGTGTGAGCCGGTGTGCCCGGTCGAGGCGATCTTCTACGAGGACGACACGCCCGAGGAGTGGAAGGACTACTACGCGGCGAACGTCGACTTCTTCGACGACCTCGGCTCGCCCGGAGGCGCCGCCAAGATGGGTGAGATCGACAAGGACCACCCGATGATCGCCGCGCTTCCGCCGCAGAACCAGGACTGA
- a CDS encoding GNAT family N-acetyltransferase has translation MSLNESMVGLRMSVRTLVPGEVGPTGGPAMTDVIGRVLAVDAGHATIERRDGELVDIRIEDVVVARQVPDGRRRVRTRPALDFTADELARICTRGWPPIETEPLGEWQLRAADGFTGRANSAAVHGDPGLPLSDALTRITHFYAERDLPAKAQVIDGSVWESRFAEAGWVGIGGTHDHAIVQVADLRDAVTHVPREDHDVSVTDRADDDWLGLYGRAATSAPAAARAVLEGPPTVGFVRIGDPLIAIGRVVVTGEWAGMSCVEVAPAQQRHGLGRRVVDASLRWATEHGADKAYLQTMAHNDAALALYARYGFADHHTYRYLTPGG, from the coding sequence ATGTCGTTGAACGAGTCGATGGTGGGTCTGCGGATGAGCGTACGCACGCTCGTACCCGGTGAGGTCGGCCCGACCGGCGGTCCGGCGATGACCGATGTGATCGGACGCGTACTCGCAGTCGACGCCGGCCATGCGACGATCGAGCGGCGCGACGGCGAGCTCGTCGACATCCGAATCGAGGACGTAGTCGTGGCGCGGCAGGTGCCCGACGGACGTCGGCGGGTTCGTACCCGCCCCGCGCTCGACTTCACCGCCGACGAGCTCGCCCGGATCTGTACCCGTGGCTGGCCGCCGATCGAGACCGAGCCCCTCGGCGAATGGCAGCTGCGAGCGGCGGATGGCTTCACCGGCAGGGCAAACTCCGCGGCAGTGCACGGAGACCCGGGTCTACCGTTGTCCGACGCCCTCACGCGGATCACGCACTTCTACGCAGAGCGCGACCTGCCGGCAAAGGCGCAGGTGATCGACGGTTCGGTGTGGGAGTCCAGGTTCGCGGAGGCCGGCTGGGTGGGTATCGGCGGCACGCACGACCACGCGATCGTGCAGGTCGCGGACCTTCGTGATGCCGTGACGCACGTACCTCGCGAAGACCATGACGTCAGCGTCACCGACCGCGCGGACGACGACTGGCTCGGGTTATACGGGCGTGCCGCGACCAGCGCACCTGCAGCTGCCCGCGCCGTCCTCGAAGGTCCGCCGACGGTCGGATTCGTACGCATCGGCGACCCGCTCATCGCGATCGGCCGCGTCGTCGTCACCGGTGAATGGGCCGGCATGAGCTGCGTCGAAGTCGCACCGGCACAGCAACGACATGGCCTCGGCCGGCGCGTCGTCGACGCATCGCTGCGTTGGGCCACCGAACACGGCGCCGACAAGGCGTACCTGCAGACGATGGCCCACAATGATGCGGCGCTCGCCCTGTACGCGCGGTACGGATTCGCCGACCATCACACGTATCGGTATCTGACCCCGGGTGGGTAG
- a CDS encoding formate--tetrahydrofolate ligase gives MTEPATSIPSDLAISRAAVPRPLTEVAAEMGIGAHLLEPYGHAAAKISLDAIDELRDRPRAKYVVVSAMTPTPLGTGKTTTSVGLAQGFKHIGKLGIAALRQPSMGPTFGIKGGAAGGGYSQVIPMEALNLHLTGDMHAVTAAHNLLSAMLANHLHKGNALRIDPHRITWRRVLDVNDRDLRQIVSGLGGRTNGTPAETGFDITAASEVMALLALSTSLRDLRERLGRIVVAYDVDGEPVTAEMLKAAGSMCVLLRDALQPNLMQTVEQTPVLIHCGPFGNIATGNSSVVADLIAIHGGDYLVTEAGFGADIGAEKFFNIKCRASGLTPDAAVVVAGVRDLKTHSGKYKVTAGKPLPEQMLVENPDDVHAGASNLRRQLANIRRHGVNPVVAVNAFPSDYESEQQAILDIAAEEGAYAAVSHHFTRGGKGAIDLAQAVAAACDAPSSYERLYPDDMSLTDKIDTIAREMYGADGIDVSPVAARQLQSYEQNGFGNLPVCIAKTHLSLTDDPSRKGAPTGWRLPVREVRASVGAGFIYPICGTMQTMPGLSSAPAAERIDIDEEGNIVGLS, from the coding sequence ATGACAGAGCCCGCGACCTCCATCCCGTCCGACCTGGCGATCTCGCGGGCTGCCGTCCCGCGTCCGCTCACCGAGGTCGCTGCCGAGATGGGCATCGGCGCACACCTACTCGAACCCTACGGACACGCCGCCGCGAAGATCTCCCTCGACGCGATCGATGAGCTCCGCGATCGACCGCGTGCGAAGTACGTCGTCGTCAGCGCGATGACGCCGACCCCGCTCGGCACCGGCAAGACAACGACTTCGGTCGGCCTCGCCCAAGGCTTCAAACACATCGGCAAGCTGGGCATCGCGGCACTGCGACAGCCCTCGATGGGGCCGACGTTCGGCATCAAGGGAGGCGCTGCCGGAGGCGGCTACTCCCAGGTGATCCCGATGGAGGCGCTGAACCTGCACCTCACCGGCGATATGCACGCGGTCACCGCGGCGCACAACCTACTGTCGGCGATGCTGGCCAACCACCTGCACAAGGGCAATGCACTACGCATCGACCCGCACCGCATCACCTGGCGGCGCGTACTCGACGTCAACGATCGCGACCTACGCCAAATCGTCAGCGGCCTCGGCGGGCGTACGAACGGCACCCCGGCCGAGACGGGCTTCGACATCACGGCCGCGAGCGAGGTGATGGCACTGCTCGCGCTGTCCACCTCACTACGAGATCTACGCGAACGCCTCGGCCGCATCGTCGTCGCGTACGACGTGGACGGCGAACCCGTCACCGCCGAGATGCTCAAGGCGGCGGGGTCGATGTGCGTACTCCTGCGCGATGCGCTCCAGCCGAACCTGATGCAGACCGTCGAGCAGACGCCGGTCCTCATCCACTGCGGGCCGTTCGGCAACATCGCCACCGGCAACTCGTCCGTCGTCGCCGACCTGATCGCGATCCACGGCGGCGACTACCTCGTCACCGAAGCCGGGTTCGGCGCCGACATCGGGGCCGAGAAGTTCTTCAACATCAAGTGCCGAGCATCCGGACTCACCCCGGACGCTGCCGTCGTGGTCGCCGGCGTACGCGATCTGAAGACGCACTCCGGCAAGTACAAAGTGACCGCCGGTAAGCCGCTGCCCGAGCAGATGCTGGTCGAGAATCCCGACGACGTGCACGCCGGAGCATCGAACCTGCGGCGCCAGCTTGCGAACATTCGCCGGCACGGCGTCAACCCGGTCGTCGCCGTGAACGCCTTCCCGAGTGACTACGAAAGCGAACAACAGGCGATCCTCGACATCGCCGCAGAGGAAGGCGCGTACGCGGCGGTGAGCCACCACTTCACCCGGGGCGGCAAGGGCGCAATCGACCTCGCCCAGGCCGTTGCGGCCGCATGCGACGCGCCGTCGTCGTACGAGCGCCTCTACCCCGACGACATGTCGTTGACCGACAAGATCGACACGATCGCCCGCGAGATGTACGGCGCCGACGGCATCGACGTGTCACCGGTCGCCGCACGCCAGCTGCAGTCGTACGAACAGAACGGCTTCGGCAACCTTCCGGTGTGCATCGCGAAGACGCATCTCTCCCTCACCGACGATCCGAGTCGCAAGGGGGCACCGACCGGCTGGCGACTGCCCGTACGCGAAGTGCGCGCATCCGTCGGTGCCGGGTTCATCTACCCGATCTGTGGGACGATGCAGACGATGCCCGGCCTCTCCTCGGCGCCCGCAGCAGAGCGGATCGACATCGACGAGGAGGGCAACATCGTCGGGCTGTCGTAG
- a CDS encoding cyclodeaminase/cyclohydrolase family protein codes for MGWADGDYLGRPLRELMADVGGSDPVPAAGSTAAATGALAAALTAKVARRSRKRLSDADELAERADRLRSRLEPLVTLDAEAYAAVLAARRDGVDTKPTWKEAASWPETIAYVCADIADLAAHLTAEGNPNLRFDASGAASFAAATAEVASALVAANEGGVESVRAAADRARQAADRAVSSTGLSDDRDT; via the coding sequence TTGGGCTGGGCGGACGGCGACTACCTCGGGCGTCCGCTGCGTGAGCTGATGGCCGACGTCGGCGGATCGGATCCGGTGCCCGCCGCCGGATCGACCGCGGCAGCGACCGGCGCACTCGCGGCGGCACTCACCGCGAAGGTGGCCCGCCGATCTCGAAAACGACTGTCCGACGCCGACGAGCTCGCCGAGCGTGCCGACCGACTGCGATCGCGACTCGAGCCGCTCGTCACCCTCGACGCGGAGGCGTACGCCGCCGTACTCGCCGCACGTCGCGACGGTGTGGACACCAAACCCACCTGGAAAGAAGCCGCCTCCTGGCCCGAGACGATCGCGTACGTGTGCGCCGACATCGCCGACCTCGCCGCTCACCTGACCGCGGAGGGCAACCCGAACCTGCGCTTCGACGCCTCGGGCGCAGCTTCTTTTGCCGCCGCGACTGCAGAGGTCGCAAGCGCCCTGGTTGCCGCGAACGAGGGCGGAGTCGAGTCGGTACGCGCGGCTGCCGACCGTGCCCGGCAGGCGGCCGACCGTGCGGTGTCGTCGACCGGGCTCAGCGACGACCGCGACACTTGA
- a CDS encoding peptidoglycan binding domain-containing protein, which translates to MTSKAPRSELKKRERRGTWFAIAGLVILLGGMYVAGHFLLGNRLPTGTRIGGVGVGGLTPEQAEERLNADLAPHTRQTLTFYHENDEYKIKPGDVGLELHIEQSVASAGGGRTWNPVDMLTNLVGNDRLDPVVTVDQRKLDAKIDDIASGIDQAPVEPRVRFDGDGLDVRRGEQGRKVHRADLEELIRTQFVEEHEDEAIPVVTAKPTVSSAELNAALSGPVKTAVGSPLRLRVADKTFKLSPAEVRSMVHFGPVDGRLAAKVDNDRFRELVMSKTKDVRRTPKPATVVIRGDRPKIVSDVAGRGVRTGGTARQVAKALERKAAAKRVVRLETVKRRAGFRTADAKNLAIQRKVASYTTRFRRGRGVDVGEIAGRIDDSLIRAGHPFSFNAAVREPRRSGGNGEGASQVATTLFNAGLKAGLVVPERHAHRTYVERLPIGRDAAVAYGGRNLRLATVADHPVVIVAYADAGKKRTSVHVEVWGSRRADVELDRGSRQNVRKPVRVRKGRACSPRSGVAGFAVKVRRTVKIADSKARSDSFSSSYAPVARIKCRGRR; encoded by the coding sequence GTGACATCGAAGGCACCCCGATCCGAGCTGAAGAAGCGCGAGCGTCGTGGCACGTGGTTCGCGATCGCCGGACTCGTGATCCTGCTCGGCGGGATGTACGTCGCGGGGCATTTCCTGCTCGGCAACCGGCTGCCGACGGGTACCAGGATCGGTGGAGTCGGGGTCGGCGGGCTGACGCCCGAACAGGCAGAGGAGCGGCTCAACGCCGATCTCGCGCCACACACCCGGCAGACGCTCACGTTCTACCACGAGAACGACGAGTACAAGATCAAACCGGGCGACGTCGGCCTCGAACTCCACATCGAGCAGAGCGTCGCGTCGGCGGGCGGCGGCCGGACGTGGAACCCGGTCGACATGCTGACCAACCTGGTCGGCAACGATCGGCTCGACCCGGTCGTCACCGTCGACCAGCGCAAGCTCGACGCGAAGATCGACGACATCGCGTCTGGGATCGACCAGGCTCCGGTCGAGCCGCGGGTTCGCTTCGACGGTGACGGGCTCGACGTACGCCGTGGTGAGCAGGGACGCAAGGTGCATCGAGCCGACCTCGAGGAGTTGATACGTACCCAGTTCGTCGAGGAGCACGAGGACGAAGCCATTCCGGTCGTCACTGCGAAGCCCACCGTGTCGTCCGCCGAGCTGAATGCTGCGCTGAGTGGTCCGGTCAAGACTGCCGTCGGCTCGCCGCTGCGCCTACGGGTGGCGGACAAGACGTTCAAGCTCTCGCCGGCTGAGGTGCGGTCGATGGTGCACTTCGGTCCGGTCGACGGCCGGCTGGCGGCGAAGGTCGACAACGACCGGTTCCGTGAGCTGGTGATGTCGAAGACGAAAGACGTCCGCAGGACGCCCAAGCCCGCGACCGTCGTGATCCGTGGCGACCGGCCGAAGATCGTCAGTGACGTGGCCGGCCGCGGCGTACGCACGGGTGGCACGGCCCGGCAGGTGGCGAAGGCCCTGGAGCGGAAGGCTGCGGCGAAGCGCGTCGTGCGTCTCGAAACGGTGAAACGCCGCGCAGGCTTTCGTACCGCGGATGCCAAGAACCTCGCCATCCAACGCAAGGTAGCGAGTTACACCACCCGCTTCCGGCGCGGTCGGGGAGTCGACGTGGGCGAGATCGCTGGCAGGATCGACGACTCGCTCATTCGCGCAGGTCATCCGTTTTCCTTCAACGCCGCCGTGCGGGAGCCGCGACGGTCGGGCGGGAACGGCGAGGGCGCCTCGCAGGTGGCGACGACGCTGTTCAACGCCGGGCTGAAAGCAGGCCTGGTCGTACCGGAGCGACATGCACACCGTACGTACGTCGAGCGGCTGCCGATCGGACGTGATGCGGCTGTGGCGTACGGCGGCCGCAATCTGCGCCTGGCGACGGTCGCCGACCACCCGGTTGTGATCGTCGCGTACGCCGACGCGGGCAAGAAGCGAACGTCGGTGCACGTCGAGGTATGGGGGTCGCGGCGGGCCGACGTCGAGCTGGATCGCGGTTCCCGGCAGAACGTCCGCAAGCCCGTGCGAGTACGCAAGGGGAGGGCCTGCAGCCCGCGGTCTGGCGTTGCGGGGTTCGCGGTGAAGGTGCGGCGTACGGTGAAGATCGCCGACTCGAAGGCGCGGAGCGACTCGTTCTCGTCGTCCTACGCTCCGGTGGCGCGCATCAAGTGTCGCGGTCGTCGCTGA